From the Candidatus Parvarchaeota archaeon genome, the window CTGAGAATGGCTTGGCCTGCCGGGCTTGCGTAGCAGTCCCTGCCTTCATTGATTGACTTTCTTGCTATCTTGGCAAGCAAAGCTGGGGCTTTCAAGTCCGGGTCCCCAACCCCCAAATCCATTGGTTTTTTCATTTGCATTGCCTCACTTTTTTACGCCATCCTTTGCGCTTTCATAAACTCCCAAAACCTTGATGAAGCTTGTCATTTGTGAAAGCTCCCCTAGTGCCTGCTCTAGGTTCTTTTCCTTTGCATCCCCGACAAAGTCCATGTAAAAAACATATTCCCATTGCTTTGCTGGCCTTGACTCCAGCTTGGTAAGGTTGATTTTCCTTTCTGCAAATGGCTTAAGGCAGTGGTAAAGCGCCCCTGGCTTGTGCTTTGCGGCAAAGACTATAGAAGTCTTCGGGTTCAGGCAATTTTCGGCCTTTTGCCGTGAGAGAAGCAAAAAGCGCGTGAAATTTTCCCTGCTGTTCCCAATGTCCTCCGCAAGCACCTTTAGCCCGTAGTAGTCCGCCGCCTTCCTGCTTGCGATCGCGGCGCAATTGTGCTTCTCCGTCTCAGCTATCATTTTTGCAGCGCCCGCAGTATCGTAATATGGCACCGGGCCGGCATACGGCAGTCTTTCTTCAAGGTATTTTTTGCACTGCCCAAGCGCCTGCGGATGCGAATATACTTCCTCGACTCCTGAAAGTGATGTGCTGCCTGCCGCAACCAGGCAATGCGTAATCCTATGCATGGTTTCTTTTGTAATGTGCAAGTCGTACTCCAGCAGCAAGTCGTAGACGCTGTTTACGCTTCCCTCAAGCGAGTTTTCAATCGGCACAAGGCCATAGTCAGCCTCGCCAGACCCTACTGCCTCAAACACCTCCCTGAAAGTGCTGCATGGAAGCGTAGTCCTGTTTTTTGAAAAAAGCCCGTCTATGGCCTGCTCGCTGTATGCCCCATGTTCTCCCTGGAAGGCAACAAGGGGCTGCTTTGAACCCTGCTTGAATTTGCTGTAGTCAATGACTTCCCTGAAAAGCTTGATTGCAAATTCCGTGTCTATGTCGCAAGTCTGGGCCCTCCTGCCAACGCTTCCAAGTATTTCCTCCTCCCTTGCAGAGTCCTCGCCTTCTATGCCAAGATGCTGTTTTGCCCGAAGTATCTTTTTTGCAGTCTCAACCCTTTTTGCAAGAAGCGAAACAATCTGCTTGTCGCACGAGTCAATCCTTTTCCTCATCTCGTCTATTTTCTTTTTTGATATTGCCATCAGTTTCACCTTTTATCATTTTTCATTGCATTTTCAGTCTCCAAATCCATTCTCAATGACAGTCTGCCCTTCAACTTTCTTCCTGCATCAGGGCCAGGTCGGCAAGACAGATTGCAGCAACTGCTTCAACAACAGGGACTGCCCTTAGGGCAAGGCACGGGTCGTGCCTTCCAGTTATCTCAATCTCAGTGTTTGTCATCGTGTTGAGGTCAACAGTCCGTTGCTTTTTACCTATGCTTGAAGTTGGCTTGAATGCGACCCTGAAAACAATCGGCATGCCGTTTGCTATGCCGCCTAAAATCCCGCCAGCATTGTTTGTCCTTGTGGCAACCTTGCCATCCTTGAGCTCAAACTCGTCATTGCACTTTGAGCCTGTCATGGAACTTGCGGCA encodes:
- the pheA gene encoding prephenate dehydratase, which codes for MDYSKFKQGSKQPLVAFQGEHGAYSEQAIDGLFSKNRTTLPCSTFREVFEAVGSGEADYGLVPIENSLEGSVNSVYDLLLEYDLHITKETMHRITHCLVAAGSTSLSGVEEVYSHPQALGQCKKYLEERLPYAGPVPYYDTAGAAKMIAETEKHNCAAIASRKAADYYGLKVLAEDIGNSRENFTRFLLLSRQKAENCLNPKTSIVFAAKHKPGALYHCLKPFAERKINLTKLESRPAKQWEYVFYMDFVGDAKEKNLEQALGELSQMTSFIKVLGVYESAKDGVKK